From Verrucomicrobiota bacterium, one genomic window encodes:
- a CDS encoding AMP-binding protein yields the protein MIAKLLVWIIYRIRVEGHEYVPKDSGAVIVSNHMTYLDVVFLSIATRRKIRFIASDTLHKTNRFRWLLKLSFIELIPPNKTHSYFEKNVEHLKQGRLLGVFLEGQVSRTGSMMGLKPGFEEIARESGVPVIPVFMDNLWQTRFSFFNPEGMKLKSKPLRMVINIEIGEPISPGDMTLSHVRQAMLDLSESCFQKRKELSGHIADVCFRGLAGRPFFEQLIDYTAGRKSLKSGIILVLGLLISKYVKSNIPGRRVGIVLPPGIAGTVANLGVLFAGKIPVNLNFTAGKAAIESSYRKGEIDTVITADALIKKIPNFPWPEHTIDIVPLLQGLDKKAILLRFLMVVIFPSALLIRIYNIPKYGNNEEAGLLFTSGSSGEPKGVPLSHRNIMSNVLQIDEVALLSKDDTSLMCCLPIFHSFGFTVTLWYPLFRQLKMVTIPSPLEQKKIADAIEAEKVTVFIGTRTFFKPYVKRIPAEKMATLDLVVAGAERVTPEFFDLWNEKFGSDIFEGYGITETSPVVSVNLKNPVQTNEEAVPQTAYRRGSVGRMVPGITARIKDPDSGEERSLFEPGMLYLKGGNIFGGYLGDPDLNAEVLKDGWFKTGDLARFDEDGFLHIEGRESRFSKIGGEMVPHETIESKIIEVLDLKDEETVSIVVTSRPDDDKGEVLVLITCITIDEELLRQKLIDEGYPNLWIPRIVKQVEEIPILASGKLDLKGCQVLAAS from the coding sequence TTGATAGCCAAGTTACTAGTCTGGATTATTTATCGCATCCGCGTTGAAGGACATGAATATGTCCCCAAGGATAGCGGAGCCGTCATTGTGAGTAACCACATGACATACTTGGACGTTGTATTCCTAAGCATTGCGACGCGTCGTAAGATTCGATTCATTGCGTCCGATACCCTGCATAAAACAAATCGTTTTCGCTGGTTACTCAAATTATCATTCATCGAGTTAATTCCGCCAAACAAGACTCATTCTTATTTTGAAAAAAACGTAGAACACCTTAAGCAAGGAAGATTGCTCGGCGTCTTTTTGGAAGGTCAAGTTTCTCGAACCGGAAGTATGATGGGGTTGAAGCCGGGATTTGAGGAAATTGCCAGGGAAAGTGGTGTTCCGGTAATTCCGGTTTTCATGGATAATCTCTGGCAGACCCGATTTTCCTTTTTTAACCCCGAGGGGATGAAGTTGAAGAGCAAGCCTCTTAGAATGGTTATTAATATTGAGATTGGCGAACCGATCTCTCCTGGAGATATGACCCTCTCTCATGTGCGTCAGGCTATGCTGGACTTATCTGAGAGTTGTTTTCAAAAGCGTAAGGAGCTTTCAGGCCATATTGCTGATGTTTGTTTTCGTGGGCTTGCGGGGCGACCATTTTTCGAGCAACTCATCGATTATACGGCTGGCAGAAAGTCTTTGAAGTCCGGAATTATTTTGGTGCTGGGGCTATTGATTTCGAAATATGTCAAAAGCAATATTCCTGGAAGGCGTGTTGGAATTGTACTTCCTCCGGGTATTGCTGGCACGGTTGCAAACTTAGGTGTCCTCTTTGCAGGTAAGATCCCCGTGAATCTCAATTTCACTGCGGGAAAAGCGGCTATTGAATCATCGTACCGGAAAGGTGAGATCGACACAGTTATCACTGCCGATGCTTTGATTAAAAAAATTCCGAATTTCCCGTGGCCCGAGCATACCATCGATATCGTACCCCTTCTACAAGGATTGGATAAGAAAGCTATTTTGCTTCGGTTCCTGATGGTAGTGATTTTCCCATCCGCTTTGTTGATCCGGATTTACAACATTCCAAAATACGGAAATAACGAAGAAGCAGGACTGCTTTTCACAAGTGGAAGCTCTGGTGAGCCCAAAGGAGTTCCGTTGTCACACCGCAATATCATGTCAAATGTGCTGCAGATCGATGAAGTAGCGCTGCTTAGTAAAGATGATACCTCGTTGATGTGTTGCCTGCCCATTTTTCACAGTTTCGGGTTTACTGTCACTCTTTGGTATCCTTTGTTTCGTCAATTGAAAATGGTGACTATCCCTTCACCTTTGGAGCAGAAGAAAATTGCGGATGCAATCGAGGCTGAAAAGGTCACTGTATTCATTGGCACACGCACTTTCTTCAAGCCATACGTCAAACGTATTCCAGCTGAAAAGATGGCCACTCTTGATTTGGTTGTCGCAGGAGCTGAACGAGTGACACCAGAGTTTTTTGACCTTTGGAACGAAAAATTCGGTTCTGATATTTTTGAAGGTTACGGGATCACGGAAACTTCGCCTGTGGTGAGCGTAAATCTAAAAAACCCTGTTCAAACAAATGAAGAAGCAGTCCCTCAGACTGCTTACCGCCGTGGTTCTGTTGGCAGAATGGTTCCAGGAATAACGGCGCGTATTAAAGATCCAGATTCCGGCGAGGAAAGAAGTCTTTTTGAGCCAGGGATGCTTTACCTTAAAGGAGGCAATATTTTTGGAGGTTACCTGGGAGATCCAGATCTTAATGCCGAAGTGTTAAAGGACGGATGGTTTAAAACAGGTGACCTGGCTCGTTTTGATGAAGATGGGTTTCTTCACATAGAAGGGCGTGAGTCCAGATTTTCCAAAATTGGTGGCGAGATGGTGCCTCATGAGACTATCGAATCAAAAATTATTGAAGTCCTCGATTTGAAGGATGAGGAAACGGTGTCTATCGTTGTTACCTCGCGGCCCGACGACGATAAAGGCGAAGTGCTTGTTCTGATAACTTGTATTACGATTGATGAAGAATTGTTGCGTCAGAAATTGATCGATGAAGGTTATCCAAATCTCTGGATACCGCGAATCGTTAAACAAGTGGAAGAGATTCCTATTCTTGCCAGCGGAAAACTGGATCTGAAGGGTTGTCAGGTATTAGCTGCCTCCTGA